In one Spirosoma rigui genomic region, the following are encoded:
- a CDS encoding ABC transporter transmembrane domain-containing protein — protein MATTSVDLPPPSPLSRLMRLLGNEKKDIGYIYLFAIVTGLISLSLPLGIQAVFNLVSGGLVFSSVYVLIGLVISGVLVAGLLLVAQTALVEVLQQRIFAKAAFEFAYRLPRIQPESFGSYYPPELMNRFFDVLTLQKGLPKLLIDLTAATVQILFGIILLSFYHPVFLAFGIFALIAIVVLVLVSGPAGLRTSLSESKDKYKVVAWLEDIARDLPSFRHRGDQVETIDQMDGLVASYLHHRQQHFGVLKRMLYYGVGFKVLVTAGLLIIGTVLVVGRDMTLGQFVAAELVIVLITGSVDKLMSGIDTVFDLLTAVEKIGSVTDLPMGTEL, from the coding sequence ATGGCAACAACTTCTGTAGATCTTCCCCCCCCATCCCCACTAAGCCGGCTGATGCGGTTGTTGGGCAATGAGAAAAAAGACATTGGCTACATTTACCTGTTTGCCATCGTTACGGGGTTGATTAGTCTGTCGCTACCGCTGGGTATTCAGGCCGTCTTCAACCTGGTGTCGGGCGGTCTGGTGTTCAGTTCTGTTTACGTGCTGATTGGCCTGGTCATCTCCGGCGTGCTGGTAGCCGGTCTTCTGCTCGTTGCGCAAACGGCGCTCGTTGAAGTGCTCCAGCAGCGCATCTTCGCCAAAGCGGCTTTTGAGTTTGCCTACCGACTGCCCCGTATTCAGCCCGAAAGTTTCGGGAGCTACTACCCGCCGGAACTGATGAACCGTTTTTTCGACGTGCTCACGCTCCAGAAGGGGCTGCCCAAACTGCTGATTGACCTGACGGCAGCCACCGTGCAAATCCTGTTTGGTATCATCCTGCTGTCGTTCTATCACCCCGTGTTTCTGGCCTTCGGGATCTTTGCCCTTATTGCCATTGTCGTACTGGTACTGGTGAGTGGCCCGGCCGGGTTGCGTACCAGCCTGAGCGAATCGAAGGACAAGTATAAAGTAGTTGCCTGGCTGGAAGATATTGCCCGCGACCTGCCCAGCTTCCGGCACCGGGGCGATCAGGTGGAGACCATCGATCAGATGGACGGGCTGGTGGCGTCGTACCTGCACCATCGCCAGCAGCACTTTGGTGTACTGAAACGTATGTTGTACTACGGTGTGGGCTTCAAAGTGCTCGTAACGGCGGGATTGCTTATTATTGGTACGGTACTGGTCGTTGGCCGGGACATGACCCTGGGGCAGTTTGTGGCAGCCGAACTGGTGATCGTACTGATTACCGGCTCGGTCGACAAGCTGATGTCGGGTATCGATACGGTGTTTGATCTGTTGACGGCAGTCGAAAAAATTGGGTCTGTTACCGACCTGCCCATGGGCACCGAGTTATGA
- a CDS encoding TolC family protein, producing the protein MKRLIFVIVCLLAGWPTLAGSAFQEPARLETAPVAPAGQPDTAVFSASVFYELIRQNHPIVRQANLFGEEARQVLVQARGAFDPKLVTYYDRKEFGQVLYYDHWQNKLAVPLWLGGIDLNVSYDRNSVRGRYINPEERTPESGLTGVGLTVPVGQGLLIDARRNAVRQARLVQDLAEADRIKLVNKTLFDAAKTYWEWFYAHRQRRLLTEGYDLADRRFQALRQRALLGDAAIIDTTEALITVQDRLVQRQQAEVEELNARLRVNTFLWNAANQPVELPAQALPQEPYLTPPSDTLVQALLDQAIRQHPDLLKLAIKTQQLTLEERFRRALIQPQITLNASLLSETPNPDIRYNWSSYYSFRPQNYKVSMDMVFPLFLRKERGKLREVQVKNQQTKLEQQQTGRDITNTVQSAYNQLQTLARQVATQLQTIQNQQLLLQAEQQKFELGESSLFLVNARESKLIDLRVKGEELKTKYQKAVAELYFVAGTTPGSLN; encoded by the coding sequence ATGAAACGACTGATTTTCGTTATAGTGTGTTTGCTGGCCGGCTGGCCCACGCTGGCAGGGTCTGCTTTTCAGGAGCCAGCGCGGCTGGAGACCGCTCCTGTCGCGCCGGCCGGCCAGCCCGATACGGCTGTCTTTTCGGCGTCGGTATTTTACGAGTTAATTCGGCAGAACCACCCGATCGTCAGGCAGGCCAATCTCTTTGGTGAGGAAGCCCGCCAGGTGCTGGTGCAGGCGCGGGGCGCGTTTGACCCCAAACTCGTTACGTATTACGACCGGAAGGAGTTCGGTCAGGTTTTGTATTACGACCACTGGCAGAATAAACTGGCCGTTCCACTCTGGCTGGGCGGTATCGATCTGAACGTATCGTATGACCGGAACAGTGTGCGCGGGCGGTACATAAACCCCGAAGAGCGTACACCCGAATCGGGGTTGACGGGCGTTGGCCTGACAGTTCCCGTTGGCCAGGGGCTCCTGATCGACGCCCGGCGGAATGCCGTTCGGCAGGCGCGGCTGGTGCAGGATCTGGCCGAAGCGGACCGGATCAAGCTGGTTAACAAGACCCTCTTCGATGCCGCCAAAACGTATTGGGAGTGGTTTTATGCCCACCGGCAACGGCGTTTGCTCACTGAGGGCTATGACCTGGCCGACCGCCGGTTTCAGGCGCTGCGGCAGCGGGCGCTGCTGGGCGACGCGGCCATCATTGATACGACCGAAGCGTTGATTACGGTTCAGGACCGGCTTGTACAGCGTCAGCAGGCCGAAGTAGAGGAACTGAACGCCCGGCTCCGGGTTAACACGTTCCTCTGGAATGCCGCCAACCAGCCGGTGGAACTGCCGGCGCAGGCGTTGCCCCAGGAGCCCTACCTGACACCTCCCAGCGATACGCTGGTTCAGGCCCTGCTGGACCAGGCCATCCGGCAGCATCCCGACTTGCTGAAGCTGGCTATCAAAACCCAGCAGCTGACGCTGGAAGAGCGATTCCGTCGGGCGCTCATTCAGCCGCAGATCACGCTGAACGCCAGCCTGCTGAGCGAAACTCCGAATCCGGATATTCGCTACAATTGGAGCAGTTATTACTCCTTCCGGCCCCAGAATTATAAGGTGAGTATGGACATGGTATTCCCCCTGTTTCTGCGCAAAGAGCGCGGGAAGCTGCGCGAAGTGCAGGTGAAAAATCAGCAGACGAAACTGGAGCAGCAACAAACTGGCCGTGACATTACCAACACCGTCCAGTCGGCCTACAATCAGTTGCAGACGCTGGCCCGGCAGGTGGCTACCCAGCTGCAAACCATTCAGAATCAACAACTGCTGCTCCAGGCCGAGCAGCAGAAATTTGAACTGGGTGAAAGCTCCCTGTTCCTGGTCAACGCCCGCGAGTCCAAACTGATCGACCTGCGGGTGAAGGGGGAGGAGCTAAAGACAAAGTACCAGAAGGCCGTGGCCGAACTGTATTTCGTGGCGGGTACTACGCCGGGAAGTCTCAACTAA
- a CDS encoding maleylpyruvate isomerase family mycothiol-dependent enzyme encodes MASPSPIFLLDLFPQLDHRLIELLRLLSPDDWNRPTVCRGWSVKDIASHLLDGNFRRIALNRDGYQSPEKPVITSYRDLVDHLNQLNADWVIATRRLSPAILIDLLEQTGQQVYDAFRQLPPYEQAIFPVGWAGEETSPNWFDIAREYTERWHHQQQIRLAVSQPGNLLSRPFYFPLLDTFMRALPHSYRTVQAPEGTTVRVSVTGDGGGVWIIERQPTRWAFVPAPEQVIQPTASVTIDGPMAWRLFTKGLNRSEALAHLRFEGDLMLTQTILDMTAVMA; translated from the coding sequence ATGGCTTCACCCTCCCCTATTTTTCTGCTTGACTTATTCCCACAGCTCGATCACCGGTTGATCGAGCTGTTGCGTTTGTTATCACCCGACGACTGGAACCGACCGACCGTTTGTCGGGGCTGGTCGGTAAAAGACATTGCATCGCATCTGCTGGATGGTAATTTTCGCCGAATCGCCCTGAACCGTGACGGTTATCAGTCACCCGAAAAACCGGTTATTACGTCCTACCGGGACCTTGTCGATCACCTGAACCAGTTAAACGCCGACTGGGTCATTGCCACCCGTCGGTTAAGTCCCGCCATTTTGATTGACTTACTGGAGCAAACCGGCCAGCAGGTGTACGATGCGTTCCGGCAGCTGCCGCCTTACGAACAGGCCATTTTTCCCGTTGGCTGGGCGGGTGAAGAAACCTCCCCCAACTGGTTTGATATTGCGCGGGAGTACACCGAGCGGTGGCATCACCAGCAGCAGATCCGGCTTGCGGTCAGCCAACCGGGTAATCTGCTGAGTCGCCCTTTCTACTTTCCCCTGCTCGATACGTTTATGCGGGCCCTGCCCCACAGCTACCGTACTGTCCAGGCCCCCGAGGGCACAACTGTGCGGGTTTCTGTCACCGGCGATGGTGGTGGCGTCTGGATTATTGAGCGCCAGCCGACCAGGTGGGCGTTTGTTCCCGCGCCCGAACAGGTTATCCAGCCTACGGCATCGGTCACCATCGACGGGCCAATGGCCTGGCGACTGTTTACCAAAGGGTTGAACCGGTCTGAAGCCCTGGCTCATCTTCGTTTCGAGGGCGATCTGATGCTTACCCAAACCATACTGGATATGACCGCCGTCATGGCATGA
- a CDS encoding PepSY-like domain-containing protein, with protein MKKQLMIGMVAAALMAGCDKTSSVQPDDQTASSSARNAAVDGFGKGTVITQDKLPTAVLDYLNKTYAGFTFVQGVQGTDRAGATFYAVVIEQGGVRYHLHFDANGVLQPGRGGKGGPGPKEANETTITQDKLPQAIRDYLTATYAGYTFDSAEQAADSAGVVLYYEVNIKQADKLIHLNFDATGKLLERPKGGKGDHGPKGAGTAITQDKLPAATLTYLTANYAGYTFGRAEQVTTRDGVTIYAVMIKQGDTPYFLIFDANGAFVSVRTKK; from the coding sequence ATGAAAAAGCAACTAATGATAGGCATGGTTGCAGCGGCTCTAATGGCTGGCTGCGACAAAACCAGTTCGGTCCAGCCCGATGATCAGACCGCTTCGTCGTCAGCGCGGAATGCTGCCGTGGACGGCTTCGGAAAAGGCACCGTGATCACGCAGGACAAACTGCCAACGGCCGTTCTCGATTACCTCAATAAAACATACGCGGGGTTCACGTTTGTTCAGGGTGTACAGGGTACCGACCGGGCCGGTGCTACGTTCTACGCTGTCGTGATTGAGCAGGGTGGCGTTCGCTACCACCTGCACTTCGACGCCAACGGTGTTCTGCAACCAGGCCGGGGCGGTAAAGGGGGGCCGGGACCGAAAGAGGCCAACGAAACAACCATAACCCAGGATAAACTGCCGCAGGCGATCCGGGATTACCTGACCGCTACCTATGCCGGCTACACGTTTGATTCGGCGGAGCAGGCTGCTGATTCGGCGGGTGTTGTGCTGTATTACGAAGTGAACATCAAGCAGGCTGATAAGCTTATCCACCTGAACTTCGACGCAACGGGTAAGCTGCTGGAGCGTCCCAAAGGAGGCAAGGGCGACCACGGCCCGAAAGGCGCAGGCACCGCCATCACGCAGGATAAATTGCCCGCAGCTACGCTGACCTACCTGACCGCCAACTACGCTGGCTATACTTTTGGCCGGGCGGAGCAGGTGACAACCCGCGACGGGGTGACGATCTACGCCGTGATGATCAAGCAGGGTGATACGCCTTACTTCCTGATTTTTGACGCCAACGGCGCTTTCGTCAGCGTTCGGACGAAGAAATAA
- a CDS encoding efflux RND transporter permease subunit, with product MSLPELSLNRPVFAMVMSIVIVLFGIIGFTFLGVREYPAIDPPVISVRTNYTGANPDIVESQITEPIEKSLNSIEGIRTITSNSALGASTITVEFNLDANLEQAANDVRDKVAQAQRQLPQDIDAPPVVTKADANSEPIIFMTVQSTSRNPTQLSDYAENVLQERLQTIPGVSQATIYGLKRQAMRLWIDPIKLSAYRLTTQDVQTALTAQNVELPGGKVYGNTTELTVKAVGRLTSEEDFNNLILRQTNSQIIRFKDVGYATLGAENEETISKQNGAVGVILVLIPQPGANYVSIADEFYKRFDQLKKDLPDDIIVSIGIDRSIFIRRAIEEVGETLIISFVLVVLVIYFFFRNWLIAFRPLIDIPVSLIGAFFIMYIADFSINVLTLLAIVLATGLVVDDGIVVTENIFKKVEAGMEPKQAAKEGSNEIFFAVLATSITLAVVFLPIIFLEGFVGRLFREFGIVVAGAVLISAFVSLTLTPVLSVKLTGKDPHKKSWFYQKTEPFFQWLDDSYRSSLNKFVAKRGWALVMIGACLALIFGLGSLLKSELAPLEDRGRTRISITSPEGTSFESQANTTDRVMQLVLDSVPETRLAFSVVAPGFSGAGAVNSSFVMVNLSDPSERKRSQQDIVDYLTKGLKKFSEARMFATQDQTIQVGRGGGLPVQFVIQNLNFEKLREKLPTFLDEVQKDPTFLNSDVDLKFNKPELNISIDREKATNLGVSVQDVAQTLQLALSNRRLAYFLMNGKQYQVIGQVDRADRDAPVDLGSFYVRSNQGELIQLDNLVNFQEVSSPPQVYHYNRFKSATVSAGLAPGKTVGDGVAAMRAIADRTLDQTFQTALSGPSRDYAESSSNTLFAFGLALILVYLILAAQFDSFVDPFIIMITVPLALAGAVFSLWMFNQTLNIFSQIGIIMLVGLVTKNGILIVEFANEQRLTGKNKFEAATESAALRLRPILMTTLVAAFGALPLALALGSASKSRVPLGIVIVGGLLFSLILTLYVVPVIYTYLTRRKDVEPGSEGQHQRPLPQPEGRPTGDTTRPEEMEVRL from the coding sequence ATGAGCCTACCCGAATTAAGTCTCAACCGGCCTGTTTTTGCGATGGTGATGTCGATCGTCATCGTGCTCTTCGGGATCATCGGTTTCACCTTCCTCGGCGTTCGTGAATACCCGGCCATTGACCCTCCAGTGATCTCGGTGCGGACCAATTATACGGGTGCCAACCCCGATATTGTTGAGTCGCAGATCACCGAGCCCATCGAGAAATCGCTGAACAGCATCGAGGGCATCCGGACCATCACGTCCAACAGCGCCCTGGGCGCCAGCACCATCACGGTTGAGTTTAACCTCGATGCCAACCTTGAGCAGGCAGCCAATGACGTACGCGACAAGGTTGCACAGGCCCAGCGGCAGCTTCCGCAGGATATCGACGCGCCACCCGTGGTAACCAAGGCCGATGCGAACTCGGAACCGATCATTTTCATGACCGTTCAAAGCACCTCCCGCAACCCGACCCAGTTGTCGGACTACGCCGAGAACGTGCTGCAGGAACGCCTTCAAACCATTCCCGGCGTTAGCCAGGCTACCATTTACGGGCTGAAACGCCAGGCCATGCGCCTGTGGATTGACCCGATCAAACTGTCGGCCTACCGCCTGACCACGCAGGACGTTCAAACGGCCCTCACGGCCCAGAACGTCGAGCTGCCGGGTGGTAAAGTCTACGGTAACACAACTGAGCTGACCGTTAAGGCAGTAGGGCGGTTAACGTCGGAAGAAGACTTTAATAACCTGATTCTGCGCCAGACCAATAGCCAGATTATCCGGTTCAAAGACGTAGGATACGCTACACTGGGTGCCGAGAACGAAGAAACGATCTCCAAACAGAACGGAGCCGTCGGGGTTATTCTCGTCCTTATTCCCCAGCCCGGTGCCAACTACGTCAGCATCGCCGATGAGTTCTATAAGCGATTCGACCAGTTAAAGAAAGACCTGCCCGACGACATCATCGTCAGCATTGGTATTGACCGCAGTATCTTCATCCGCCGGGCCATCGAAGAAGTGGGCGAAACACTGATCATCTCGTTCGTTCTGGTCGTACTTGTCATTTACTTCTTCTTCCGGAACTGGCTCATCGCTTTCCGGCCTCTGATCGATATTCCGGTATCGCTCATCGGCGCGTTCTTTATCATGTACATTGCCGACTTCAGTATCAACGTCCTGACATTGCTGGCGATCGTACTGGCAACGGGTCTGGTGGTAGATGATGGTATCGTAGTGACCGAGAACATCTTTAAGAAGGTGGAAGCGGGTATGGAACCTAAGCAAGCGGCCAAGGAAGGGTCTAATGAGATTTTCTTCGCCGTACTCGCCACCAGCATTACACTGGCCGTAGTATTCCTGCCCATCATTTTCCTCGAGGGATTCGTGGGTCGCCTGTTCCGGGAATTTGGTATCGTCGTGGCCGGAGCCGTGTTGATCTCGGCCTTCGTTTCGCTGACGCTTACTCCAGTATTGAGCGTTAAACTGACGGGTAAAGATCCCCACAAGAAATCGTGGTTTTACCAGAAGACGGAGCCATTCTTCCAATGGCTGGATGATTCCTACCGTTCGTCGCTCAACAAGTTTGTGGCCAAGCGGGGCTGGGCGCTGGTTATGATTGGTGCTTGTCTGGCCCTGATTTTTGGCCTTGGATCGCTCCTTAAGTCCGAGCTGGCCCCGCTAGAAGACCGCGGCCGTACCCGGATCTCGATTACGTCGCCCGAAGGGACGAGTTTCGAATCGCAGGCCAATACAACCGACCGCGTGATGCAGCTCGTACTCGACTCCGTACCCGAGACGAGACTGGCATTCAGCGTTGTTGCGCCCGGTTTCTCGGGAGCCGGTGCCGTGAACTCTTCTTTCGTGATGGTTAACCTGAGCGATCCCTCCGAGCGGAAGCGGTCGCAGCAGGATATTGTCGATTACCTGACCAAAGGGCTGAAGAAATTCAGTGAAGCCCGGATGTTCGCCACCCAGGATCAAACGATTCAGGTGGGCCGGGGTGGCGGCTTGCCCGTACAGTTCGTTATTCAGAACCTGAATTTCGAGAAGCTACGCGAAAAACTGCCCACTTTCCTGGATGAGGTTCAGAAAGATCCAACCTTCCTTAACTCCGATGTCGACCTCAAGTTCAACAAGCCGGAGCTCAATATCAGCATCGACCGCGAGAAAGCAACGAACCTGGGCGTATCCGTACAGGACGTAGCTCAAACGCTGCAACTGGCGCTGAGTAACCGACGTCTTGCCTACTTCCTGATGAACGGGAAACAGTATCAGGTTATCGGGCAGGTTGACCGCGCCGACCGCGATGCTCCGGTCGATCTGGGTTCTTTTTACGTACGGAGTAACCAGGGCGAACTGATCCAGCTGGACAACCTGGTCAACTTCCAGGAAGTGAGTAGCCCGCCACAGGTGTACCATTACAACCGATTTAAATCGGCGACGGTATCGGCGGGACTGGCACCGGGTAAAACGGTCGGCGACGGGGTAGCTGCAATGCGGGCCATTGCAGATCGTACGCTGGATCAGACGTTCCAAACGGCACTTTCGGGTCCTTCCCGCGACTATGCCGAAAGCTCCTCGAATACCCTCTTCGCCTTCGGTCTCGCGCTGATTCTGGTTTACCTGATTCTGGCGGCTCAGTTCGACTCATTCGTGGATCCTTTCATCATTATGATCACGGTTCCGCTGGCACTGGCCGGGGCGGTATTCTCGCTGTGGATGTTCAACCAGACGCTGAATATCTTCAGCCAGATTGGCATCATCATGCTGGTGGGGCTGGTTACCAAGAATGGTATTCTGATTGTAGAGTTTGCCAACGAACAGCGACTTACGGGTAAGAATAAGTTCGAAGCAGCCACCGAATCGGCAGCCCTGCGACTGCGCCCGATCCTGATGACGACGCTTGTCGCAGCCTTTGGTGCCCTACCGCTGGCACTGGCGCTGGGCTCTGCCTCCAAAAGTCGGGTACCGCTGGGTATCGTGATCGTGGGCGGGCTGTTGTTCTCGCTGATTCTGACGCTCTATGTTGTGCCTGTCATTTACACGTATCTGACGCGTCGGAAAGACGTTGAACCCGGTTCGGAAGGCCAGCACCAGCGGCCACTGCCGCAGCCGGAAGGTCGACCAACGGGCGACACAACCCGGCCCGAGGAAATGGAAGTTCGTCTGTAA
- a CDS encoding TetR/AcrR family transcriptional regulator yields MEYSVHVRMNERLFLRDPEGSELGRRIVRQGILLFDEIGFEDATFKKLADRMGTKEASIYRYFENKHRLLVYLVAWYWQWIEFQLVFQTNNLVDPHEKLDRVLDLLLLNDLDESLTDDIDLKRLHRIVIWESSKAYLTRHVTEDNRQQLFKPYKDLCARIASIILNLRPGYPYARSLASTLIETAHYQTFFTQNLPSLTDFGPASMGKETQPGKLIDFVRHLLYSSLDAPVVGQP; encoded by the coding sequence ATGGAATATTCAGTACATGTCCGCATGAACGAGCGGCTTTTCCTGCGGGACCCGGAAGGGTCTGAACTTGGCCGCCGAATTGTCCGCCAGGGCATTCTCCTTTTCGATGAAATCGGATTTGAAGACGCTACGTTCAAAAAACTGGCCGATCGCATGGGAACGAAGGAGGCCAGTATTTACCGTTACTTTGAAAACAAACACCGGCTGCTGGTCTATCTGGTTGCCTGGTACTGGCAATGGATCGAATTTCAGCTGGTGTTCCAGACGAACAACCTCGTTGATCCCCACGAGAAACTGGACCGGGTGCTGGACCTGTTGCTGCTAAACGACCTGGACGAATCCCTAACCGACGATATTGACCTGAAGCGGTTGCACCGTATTGTTATCTGGGAATCCAGCAAGGCCTACCTGACCCGCCACGTTACCGAAGATAACCGGCAGCAGCTGTTCAAGCCTTACAAAGACCTGTGCGCCCGCATTGCCAGCATCATCCTCAATCTCCGGCCCGGCTACCCTTACGCCCGCTCACTGGCCAGTACCCTCATTGAAACAGCCCATTACCAGACTTTCTTTACGCAGAACTTACCTTCCCTCACCGACTTTGGCCCCGCTTCAATGGGAAAAGAAACCCAGCCGGGTAAGCTGATCGATTTTGTCCGGCATCTTCTGTACTCCTCGCTCGACGCCCCGGTCGTCGGTCAGCCCTAG
- a CDS encoding HlyD family secretion protein — protein MLNLSNQRVDEALFENYPLRTLRTLKQPNNGHRLGRWMFFLLIFSIAVLFLPWQQNINGEGTVTALTPQDRPQTVQNAIPGRIERWNVREGQLVRKGDTLLVISDIKDEYFDPNLQKRLDEQLNAKEGSLQATDAKIQALDGQLAALESGLRVKLQSARNKVRQNELKVASDSADLIAVQRNYRIAVDRLERYEKGYRNGLFSLTDLETRRLKLQEDVAKVVAQENKLNVSRQELINARLDLNAIRADYQEKTAKTLSDRSSALSYRADAQGEISKLRNKITSVDVRQGLYVVRAPQSGYVVRSLKAGIGETIKEGESIVTLQPENPQIAVDLAVRAMDVPLIQRGRTVRLEFDGWPAVQFSGWPLVAVGTFGGEVAVIDAVSSTNGTYRLLVTPKPAEGDQPWPKQLRVGSRVYGWVMLDNVPIWYELWRQLNGFPPSLQQEPAEEKGVKK, from the coding sequence ATGCTCAACCTGTCGAATCAGCGGGTCGATGAAGCGCTGTTTGAAAATTACCCGCTCCGTACCTTACGGACGCTGAAGCAGCCGAACAACGGGCATCGGCTGGGTCGCTGGATGTTCTTTCTGCTCATATTCTCGATTGCGGTGCTGTTTTTGCCCTGGCAGCAGAACATCAACGGAGAAGGTACGGTAACCGCTCTGACCCCCCAGGATCGCCCGCAAACGGTACAGAACGCCATTCCCGGCCGGATCGAGCGCTGGAATGTGCGCGAAGGCCAGCTGGTCCGGAAAGGCGATACGCTCCTGGTTATCTCCGATATTAAGGATGAGTATTTTGATCCGAATCTGCAGAAACGGCTGGACGAACAGCTCAACGCCAAGGAGGGCAGCCTCCAGGCTACCGACGCCAAGATCCAGGCGCTGGATGGCCAGTTGGCCGCGCTCGAATCGGGGCTGCGGGTGAAGCTGCAGTCAGCCCGCAACAAGGTTCGCCAAAATGAACTCAAGGTAGCCAGCGACAGCGCCGACCTGATTGCGGTTCAGCGCAATTACCGGATTGCTGTCGACCGGCTGGAGCGGTACGAGAAAGGCTATAGAAATGGCCTGTTCTCGCTGACGGACCTCGAAACCCGCCGGCTCAAACTACAGGAGGACGTAGCGAAAGTAGTAGCCCAGGAAAATAAACTGAACGTGTCCCGGCAGGAACTGATCAACGCCCGGCTCGACCTGAATGCTATCCGGGCCGATTATCAGGAGAAAACAGCTAAGACGCTGTCGGATCGTAGTTCCGCCCTCTCGTACCGCGCCGATGCCCAGGGTGAAATTTCCAAGTTGCGGAATAAGATCACCAGTGTCGACGTGCGACAGGGGCTGTACGTCGTGCGAGCCCCTCAGTCGGGCTACGTTGTACGGTCTCTGAAAGCCGGTATCGGTGAAACGATCAAGGAAGGCGAGTCGATCGTAACGCTTCAGCCCGAAAATCCGCAAATAGCGGTTGACCTGGCCGTTCGGGCGATGGACGTACCGCTGATCCAGCGGGGACGTACGGTCCGGCTCGAATTCGATGGCTGGCCTGCCGTTCAGTTTTCGGGTTGGCCGCTCGTCGCGGTGGGTACTTTTGGGGGTGAAGTCGCGGTGATCGACGCCGTCAGCAGCACGAACGGTACCTACCGGCTGCTGGTTACGCCCAAGCCGGCCGAAGGCGACCAGCCCTGGCCCAAGCAACTCCGGGTTGGCTCACGGGTCTATGGCTGGGTCATGCTCGACAATGTACCGATCTGGTATGAACTCTGGCGTCAGCTGAACGGCTTCCCACCGAGCCTGCAGCAGGAGCCAGCAGAAGAAAAAGGAGTGAAAAAATGA
- a CDS encoding efflux RND transporter periplasmic adaptor subunit: MKRWIAIGLVVLVLGGIIVYNKILHPAPGAGPGGGGGGGQGGGKGGPAGSTKGPTLSVNGYVVETQRLREDIVSSGSLLAAEQVDIYPEISARITQLNIQEGQPVTKGALLVKLFDADLRAQLLKLQAQADNARRTEDRNKQLLERGGISQQEYDIVTTNLRSSLADIELVKANLQRTEIRAPFSGIIGLRNVSNGAVVSPSTLIARLQQITSLKLDFSIPEKYGQAVRNGSAISFLVDGATQPSQGVVYAIEPGVEEQTRNLRIRARINNTTAKFRPGTFARVTLTIQNDQSLVVPTQAVIPQTRTNQVILVKNGKAVFKDVKTGLRTAGSIQILSGLAQGDTIATTGLLFLKPDTPVKIGRVITLPGSTPKVAAN, from the coding sequence GTGAAAAGATGGATTGCTATCGGCCTCGTCGTCCTGGTACTCGGCGGGATTATTGTGTATAATAAGATATTACACCCGGCTCCGGGCGCTGGCCCTGGTGGGGGCGGTGGCGGTGGCCAGGGTGGCGGCAAAGGTGGCCCCGCCGGTTCCACGAAAGGTCCTACCCTTTCGGTAAACGGCTACGTGGTTGAAACCCAGCGTCTCCGCGAAGATATTGTTTCCAGCGGGTCACTGCTGGCTGCCGAACAAGTTGATATCTATCCTGAAATTTCGGCCCGCATTACCCAGCTTAACATTCAGGAGGGTCAGCCCGTCACCAAAGGGGCGCTGCTCGTTAAACTCTTCGACGCTGATCTGAGGGCTCAGCTGCTCAAATTACAGGCCCAGGCCGATAATGCCCGCCGTACTGAAGACCGGAACAAACAACTTCTGGAACGGGGGGGTATCAGCCAGCAGGAGTATGACATTGTCACCACGAACCTGCGGTCGTCGCTCGCCGACATTGAACTGGTGAAAGCCAACCTGCAGCGGACCGAGATCCGTGCTCCCTTCTCGGGTATTATCGGTCTGCGTAACGTTAGTAACGGAGCTGTTGTTTCGCCCAGTACCCTGATTGCGCGGCTACAGCAGATCACTTCGCTGAAGCTCGACTTTTCAATCCCCGAAAAATACGGTCAGGCGGTACGAAACGGCAGCGCAATTTCGTTTTTAGTCGATGGTGCTACCCAACCCAGCCAGGGTGTCGTATACGCCATTGAACCCGGCGTGGAAGAACAAACCCGTAACCTCCGCATCCGGGCCCGCATCAACAACACCACGGCGAAATTCAGACCGGGTACATTTGCCCGGGTAACCCTGACCATTCAGAACGACCAAAGCCTGGTCGTGCCGACGCAGGCGGTTATCCCGCAGACGCGCACCAACCAGGTAATTCTCGTCAAGAATGGAAAGGCCGTTTTCAAGGATGTCAAAACCGGACTCCGCACGGCGGGTTCGATCCAGATCCTGTCCGGCCTGGCCCAGGGTGATACCATCGCCACTACGGGTTTGCTGTTTCTCAAACCCGATACACCGGTTAAAATTGGTCGTGTCATAACGCTACCGGGCAGTACGCCGAAAGTTGCGGCCAATTGA